Proteins from one Homalodisca vitripennis isolate AUS2020 chromosome 3, UT_GWSS_2.1, whole genome shotgun sequence genomic window:
- the LOC124358116 gene encoding elongation of very long chain fatty acids protein-like: protein MVLKKNKHQVSFLHLYHHVMMAVATWLCVKYMPGGHVAFFGTINAFVHVVMYFYYFLTSYDVSYKKSIWWKRHITEIQLIQFIVLVAQQGYAIISPSCDYPKYLLIFFLIQAVLMIYLFSDFYLKAYVMKNKAKKNVMIVTLGWNFSHLAFTIGPYKQMVLHTNTILHPPSVLVMEDCNALRHSSPPAHLPTQLATSKT, encoded by the exons ATGGTGCTGAAAAAGAATAAACACCAAGTATCGTTCCTGCACCTTTATCACCATGTTATGATGGCTGTGGCTACCTGGCTGTGCGTTAAATACATGCCAg GTGGACACGTGGCGTTCTTTGGGACCATCAATGCATTTGTCCACGTGGTCATGTACTTTTATTACTTTCTCACCAGCTACGATGTATCCTACAAGAAATCGATCTGGTGGAAGCGGCACATCACGGAAATACAGTTG ATACAATTCATTGTGTTAGTTGCTCAGCAAGGATATGCCATTATCAGCCCTTCCTGCGACTACCCAAAATATCTGCTGATATTCTTCCTCATTCAGGCTGTGCTGATGATTTATCTCTTCTCTGACTTTTACCTCAAAGCCTAcgtaatgaaaaataaagcgaaaaaaaacgtgatgattgtaa CATTGGGCTGGAACTTTTCACACTTAGCCTTTACTATTGGTCCCTACAAGCAGATGGTCCTACACACCAACACCATCCTCCATCCTCCATCGGTGCTTGTTATGGAGGACTGCAACGCACTACGCCACTCCTCGCCTCCCGCACATCTGCCGACACAGTTAGCCACTTCGAAGACTTGA